Proteins encoded by one window of Macaca mulatta isolate MMU2019108-1 chromosome 10, T2T-MMU8v2.0, whole genome shotgun sequence:
- the TRMT6 gene encoding tRNA (adenine(58)-N(1))-methyltransferase non-catalytic subunit TRM6, with protein MEGSGEQPSPQPQHPGDHRIRDGDFVVLKREDVFKAVQVQRRKKVTFEKQWFYLDNVIGHSYGTTFEVTSGGSLQPKKKREEPTAETKEAGTDNRNIVDDGKSQKLTQDDIKALKDKGIKGEEIVQQLIENSTTFRDKTEFAQDKYIKKKKKKYEAIITVVKPSTRILSIMYYAREPGKINHMRYDTLAQMLTLGNIRAGNKMIVMETCAGLVLGAMMERMGGFGSIIQLYPGGGPVRAATACFGFPKSFLNGLYEFPLNKVDSLLHGTFSAEMLSSEPKDSALVEGSNGTLEEKQASEQENEDSMAEAPESNHPEDQETMETISQDPEHKGPKERGSKKDYIQEKQRRQEEQRKRHLEAAALLSERNADGLIVASRFHPTPLLLSLLDFVAPSRPFVVYCQYKEPLLECYTKLRERGGVINLRLSETWLRNYQVLPDRSHPKLLMSGGGGYLLSGFTVAMDNLKADTRLKSNASTLESQETEEPAAKKRKCPESDS; from the exons ATGGAGGGCTCAGGAGAGCAGCCGAGCCCACAGCCACAGCATCCCGGAGACCACCGCATCCGCGACGGCGACTTCGTGGTGCTGAAACGTGAAGATGTGTTTAAAGCAGTACAAGTCCAGCGGAGAAA AAAAGTAACTTTCGAAAAACAGTGGTTCTACCTGGATAACGTCATTGGCCATAGTTATGGAACCACATTTGAAGTGACCAGTGGAGGAAGTCTACAGCCcaagaagaagagggaagagccTACTGCAG AGACTAAAGAAGCGGGCACTGATAATCGAAATATAGTTGATGATGGGAAATCTCAGAAACTTACTCAAGATGACATAAAAGCTTTGAAGGACAAGGGCATTAAAGGAGAG GAAATAGTTCAGCAGTTAATTGAAAATAGTACAACGTTCCGAGACAAGACAGAATTTGCtcaagataaatatattaaaaagaagaaaaaaaa ATATGAAGCCATCATTACTGTTGTGAAGCCATCCACCCGTATTCTTTCAATTATGTATTATGCAAGAGAACCTGGAAAAATTAA CCACATGAGATACGATACACTAGCCCAGATGTTGACGTTGGGAAATATCCGTGCTGGCAACAAAATGATTGTGATGGAAACGTGTGCAGGCTTGGTGCTGGGTGCAATGATGGAACGAATGGGAG gttttggctCCATTATTCAGCTATACCCTGGAGGTGGACCTGTTCGGGCAGCAACAGCATGTTTTGGATTTCCCAAATCTTTTCTCAATGGTCTTTATGAATTCCCCCTCAACAAAGTGGACAGTCTTCTACATGGAACATTTTCTGCCGAGATGTTATCTTCAGAGCCAAAAGACAGTGCTTTGGTTGAAGGAAGTAATGGCACACTGGAGGAAAAACAGGCTTCTGAACAAGAGAATGAAGACAGCATGgcagaggccccagagagcaACCACCCAGAAGACCAGGAAACAATGGAAACCATTTCTCAAGATCCAGAACATAAGGGGCCTaaagagagaggaagcaaaaaAGATTAT attcAGGAAAAACAGAGGAGACAAGAAGAGCAGAGGAAAAGACATTTAGAGGCTGCCGCtctgctgagtgaaagaaacgcGGATGG TTTAATTGTAGCTAGTCGTTTCCACCCCACTCCCCTGCTGCTGTCTTTGCTGGACTTTGTGGCCCCTTCAAGGCCATTCGTGGTCTACTGTCAGTACAAAGAG CCTCTGTTGGAATGCTACACAAAGCTGCGGGAGAGGGGAGGGGTCATCAACCTCAGGCTGTCTGAGACCTGGCTCAGAAATTACCAG GTTTTGCCAGATCGAAGTCATCCTAAACTGCTGATGAGTGGAGGTGGGGGTTACCTTCTCTCCGGCTTCACCGTTGCCATGGACAACCTTAAAGCAGACACCAGACTCAAATCTAATGCAAGCACCTTAGAATCACAGGAGACTGAGGAGCCTGCAGCTAAAAAACGGAAATGCCCGGAGTCTGACTCTTAA
- the TRMT6 gene encoding tRNA (adenine(58)-N(1))-methyltransferase non-catalytic subunit TRM6 isoform X2 has translation MYYAREPGKINHMRYDTLAQMLTLGNIRAGNKMIVMETCAGLVLGAMMERMGGFGSIIQLYPGGGPVRAATACFGFPKSFLNGLYEFPLNKVDSLLHGTFSAEMLSSEPKDSALVEGSNGTLEEKQASEQENEDSMAEAPESNHPEDQETMETISQDPEHKGPKERGSKKDYIQEKQRRQEEQRKRHLEAAALLSERNADGLIVASRFHPTPLLLSLLDFVAPSRPFVVYCQYKEPLLECYTKLRERGGVINLRLSETWLRNYQVLPDRSHPKLLMSGGGGYLLSGFTVAMDNLKADTRLKSNASTLESQETEEPAAKKRKCPESDS, from the exons ATGTATTATGCAAGAGAACCTGGAAAAATTAA CCACATGAGATACGATACACTAGCCCAGATGTTGACGTTGGGAAATATCCGTGCTGGCAACAAAATGATTGTGATGGAAACGTGTGCAGGCTTGGTGCTGGGTGCAATGATGGAACGAATGGGAG gttttggctCCATTATTCAGCTATACCCTGGAGGTGGACCTGTTCGGGCAGCAACAGCATGTTTTGGATTTCCCAAATCTTTTCTCAATGGTCTTTATGAATTCCCCCTCAACAAAGTGGACAGTCTTCTACATGGAACATTTTCTGCCGAGATGTTATCTTCAGAGCCAAAAGACAGTGCTTTGGTTGAAGGAAGTAATGGCACACTGGAGGAAAAACAGGCTTCTGAACAAGAGAATGAAGACAGCATGgcagaggccccagagagcaACCACCCAGAAGACCAGGAAACAATGGAAACCATTTCTCAAGATCCAGAACATAAGGGGCCTaaagagagaggaagcaaaaaAGATTAT attcAGGAAAAACAGAGGAGACAAGAAGAGCAGAGGAAAAGACATTTAGAGGCTGCCGCtctgctgagtgaaagaaacgcGGATGG TTTAATTGTAGCTAGTCGTTTCCACCCCACTCCCCTGCTGCTGTCTTTGCTGGACTTTGTGGCCCCTTCAAGGCCATTCGTGGTCTACTGTCAGTACAAAGAG CCTCTGTTGGAATGCTACACAAAGCTGCGGGAGAGGGGAGGGGTCATCAACCTCAGGCTGTCTGAGACCTGGCTCAGAAATTACCAG GTTTTGCCAGATCGAAGTCATCCTAAACTGCTGATGAGTGGAGGTGGGGGTTACCTTCTCTCCGGCTTCACCGTTGCCATGGACAACCTTAAAGCAGACACCAGACTCAAATCTAATGCAAGCACCTTAGAATCACAGGAGACTGAGGAGCCTGCAGCTAAAAAACGGAAATGCCCGGAGTCTGACTCTTAA
- the TRMT6 gene encoding tRNA (adenine(58)-N(1))-methyltransferase non-catalytic subunit TRM6 isoform X1, which translates to MEGSGEQPSPQPQHPGDHRIRDGDFVVLKREDVFKAVQVQRRKKVTFEKQWFYLDNVIGHSYGTTFEVTSGGSLQPKKKREEPTAETKEAGTDNRNIVDDGKSQKLTQDDIKALKDKGIKGEEIVQQLIENSTTFRDKTEFAQDKYIKKKKKKYEAIITVVKPSTRILSIMYYAREPGKINHMRYDTLAQMLTLGNIRAGNKMIVMETCAGLVLGAMMERMGVDSLLHGTFSAEMLSSEPKDSALVEGSNGTLEEKQASEQENEDSMAEAPESNHPEDQETMETISQDPEHKGPKERGSKKDYIQEKQRRQEEQRKRHLEAAALLSERNADGLIVASRFHPTPLLLSLLDFVAPSRPFVVYCQYKEPLLECYTKLRERGGVINLRLSETWLRNYQVLPDRSHPKLLMSGGGGYLLSGFTVAMDNLKADTRLKSNASTLESQETEEPAAKKRKCPESDS; encoded by the exons ATGGAGGGCTCAGGAGAGCAGCCGAGCCCACAGCCACAGCATCCCGGAGACCACCGCATCCGCGACGGCGACTTCGTGGTGCTGAAACGTGAAGATGTGTTTAAAGCAGTACAAGTCCAGCGGAGAAA AAAAGTAACTTTCGAAAAACAGTGGTTCTACCTGGATAACGTCATTGGCCATAGTTATGGAACCACATTTGAAGTGACCAGTGGAGGAAGTCTACAGCCcaagaagaagagggaagagccTACTGCAG AGACTAAAGAAGCGGGCACTGATAATCGAAATATAGTTGATGATGGGAAATCTCAGAAACTTACTCAAGATGACATAAAAGCTTTGAAGGACAAGGGCATTAAAGGAGAG GAAATAGTTCAGCAGTTAATTGAAAATAGTACAACGTTCCGAGACAAGACAGAATTTGCtcaagataaatatattaaaaagaagaaaaaaaa ATATGAAGCCATCATTACTGTTGTGAAGCCATCCACCCGTATTCTTTCAATTATGTATTATGCAAGAGAACCTGGAAAAATTAA CCACATGAGATACGATACACTAGCCCAGATGTTGACGTTGGGAAATATCCGTGCTGGCAACAAAATGATTGTGATGGAAACGTGTGCAGGCTTGGTGCTGGGTGCAATGATGGAACGAATGGGAG TGGACAGTCTTCTACATGGAACATTTTCTGCCGAGATGTTATCTTCAGAGCCAAAAGACAGTGCTTTGGTTGAAGGAAGTAATGGCACACTGGAGGAAAAACAGGCTTCTGAACAAGAGAATGAAGACAGCATGgcagaggccccagagagcaACCACCCAGAAGACCAGGAAACAATGGAAACCATTTCTCAAGATCCAGAACATAAGGGGCCTaaagagagaggaagcaaaaaAGATTAT attcAGGAAAAACAGAGGAGACAAGAAGAGCAGAGGAAAAGACATTTAGAGGCTGCCGCtctgctgagtgaaagaaacgcGGATGG TTTAATTGTAGCTAGTCGTTTCCACCCCACTCCCCTGCTGCTGTCTTTGCTGGACTTTGTGGCCCCTTCAAGGCCATTCGTGGTCTACTGTCAGTACAAAGAG CCTCTGTTGGAATGCTACACAAAGCTGCGGGAGAGGGGAGGGGTCATCAACCTCAGGCTGTCTGAGACCTGGCTCAGAAATTACCAG GTTTTGCCAGATCGAAGTCATCCTAAACTGCTGATGAGTGGAGGTGGGGGTTACCTTCTCTCCGGCTTCACCGTTGCCATGGACAACCTTAAAGCAGACACCAGACTCAAATCTAATGCAAGCACCTTAGAATCACAGGAGACTGAGGAGCCTGCAGCTAAAAAACGGAAATGCCCGGAGTCTGACTCTTAA